A single genomic interval of Spinacia oleracea cultivar Varoflay chromosome 6, BTI_SOV_V1, whole genome shotgun sequence harbors:
- the LOC110790944 gene encoding BRASSINOSTEROID INSENSITIVE 1-associated receptor kinase 1: MEQGVSSIWAFLYLILVFSCFQCVTPNAEGDALNALKSSLADPNGVLQSWDPTLVNPCTWFHVTCNSDNSVTRVDLGNANLTGQLVTQLGQLPNLQYLELYSNNISGTVPYELGNLTNLVSLDLYLNNLSGPIPDTLGKLQKLRFLRLNNNTLSGEIPRSLTGINTLQVLDLSFNHLSGTVPTNGSFSMFTPISFNGNLKNLTMPQITPVGPVPSPPRSPSVGNSATGAIAGGVAAGAALLFAAPAIALAWWRRRKPQDHFFDVPAEEDPEVHLGQLKRFSLRELQVASDNFSHKNILGRGGFGKVYKGRLADGSLVAVKRLKEERTQGGELQFQTEVEMISMAVHRNLLRLRGFCMTPTERLLVYPYMANGSVASCLRERAETHPPLDWEIRKRIALGSARGLAYLHDHCDPKIIHRDVKAANILLDEEYEAVVGDFGLAKLMDYKDTHVTTAVRGTIGHIAPEYLSTGKSSEKTDVFGYGVMLLELITGQRAFDLARLANDDDVMLLDWVKGLLKEKKLETLVDGDLKGNYIDAEVEQLIQVALLCTQGSPMERPKMSEVVRMLEGDGLAERWEEWQKDEMFRQEVNLPHHPNAEWIVDSTSNIRPDELSGPR, translated from the exons GTGATGCGTTAAATGCACTCAAGTCCAGTTTGGCTGATCCTAATGGTGTTTTGCAAAGCTGGGATCCCACCCTTGTGAATCCTTGCACATGGTTCCATGTGACATGCAACAGTGATAACAGTGTCACTAGAGT TGATCTTGGAAATGCTAATTTAACTGGTCAACTTGTTACACAACTTGGTCAGCTCCCAAATCTTCAGTACTT GGAGCTCTACAGCAATAACATCAGTGGGACAGTACCATATGAACTTGGAAATTTGACGAACTTAGTGAGCTTGGATCTCTACCTGAACAATCTTTCTGGGCCCATTCCTGATACTTTGGGCAAGCTCCAAAAATTACGATTCTT GCGGCTGAATAACAACACCTTGTCAGGAGAAATACCTAGATCATTGACTGGTATCAATACCCTGCAAGTCCT TGATTTATCATTCAACCATCTATCAGGAACTGTTCCTACCAATGGATCCTTTTCGATGTTTACCCCCATAAG TTTTAATGgtaatttaaaaaatttgacGATGCCACAAATAACTCCAGTTGGTCCAGTTCCATCACCGCCTCGTTCACCATCAG TGGGTAATAGTGCCACTGGAGCCATTGCTGGAGGAGTTGCTGCTGGTGCCGCTCTACTTTTTGCAGCTCCCGCAATTGCTCTTGCTTGGTGGCGACGGAGGAAACCACAGGATCATTTCTTTGATGTGCCAG CTGAAGAAGATCCAGAAGTTCACCTGGGACAACTTAAAAGGTTCTCCCTACGAGAACTGCAAGTTGCAAGTGATAATTTTAGCCACAAAAATATTCTTGGTCGGGGTGGATTTGGAAAAGTTTACAAGGGCCGTTTGGCTGATGGATCTCTTGTGGCAGTCAAGAGACTTAAAGAGGAGCGCACCCAAGGTGGAGAACTCCAGTTCCAAACTGAAGTTGAAATGATTAGCATGGCTGTCCATCGGAATCTGCTTCGTTTGCGTGGTTTTTGCATGACACCAACTGAAAGATTACTTGTTTATCCATATATGGCTAATGGTAGTGTTGCATCCTGTTTGAGAG AACGCGCGGAGACACACCCAccacttgattgggaaataagaAAGCGAATTGCATTGGGATCTGCTAGAGGGCTTGCTTATTTGCATGATCATTGTGACCCTAAAATTATTCATCGTGATGTAAAAGCTGCTAACATATTATTGGATGAGGAGTATGAAGCAGTTGTTGGGGACTTTGGGCTAGCAAAACTTATGGACTACAAAGATACACATGTTACTACAGCTGTACGTGGTACTATCGGACATATAGCACCAGAATATCTGTCAACTGGAAAATCGTCAGAAAAAACTGATGTTTTTGGGTATGGGGTTATGCTTCTAGAGCTCATCACTGGACAAAGAGCTTTTGACCTTGCCCGGTTAGCCAATGATGACGATGTTATGTTACTTGATTGG GTGAAAGGGCTTTTAAAAGAGAAGAAATTAGAGACTTTAGTTGATGGTGATTTGAAGGGTAATTATATTGATGCTGAAGTTGAGCAGCTTATTCAAGTTGCTTTGCTTTGCACGCAAGGCTCTCCAATGGAACGACCTAAGATGTCGGAGGTAGTCAGAATGCTTGAAGGTGATGGCTTAGCGGAGAGATGGGAGGAGTGGCAAAAGGATGAGATGTTCCGCCAGGAAGTTAACCTCCCCCATCACCCTAATGCCGAATGGATTGTTGACTCTACTTCCAATATCCGACCTGATGAATTGTCAGGTCCTAGATGA